From one Phytohabitans houttuyneae genomic stretch:
- a CDS encoding NAD(P)/FAD-dependent oxidoreductase produces the protein MGLTRKRMLGIMGATAAGSVAAPLSSSAAAQATARGTAAAFAESHVIHRDVCVIGGGSAGTYAATRLGDFGKSVVLVEAKDRLGGHTETYHDPATGGTVDIGVIVFEDDPVVHRHFERFGLGLTPAGGFGADNRYIDFRTGRPVDYTPPPPVALPAYYQKISEFGPLDTVYNLPDPVPHDLVAPFADFVEKYDFGSVVPLIFNYGQGIGDLLDLPALYAINLFGQGVAGNILGGGFLTSAAHDNSLLYERATAHLGDDVLLESQVIRVDRSAREVRVLVATPDGPRLIRAGKLVVAIPPLLRSFAGFDLDSVERSLFSQFVSGAYYTGVARVSGLPDGIGLENVAAETPYNLPPLPGLYGIGPTGIPGLYNVKYGSPTPLPTTQVRRNIRADLERIAKAGTYPSGTRTSWSSRVTSRLSCTSHRRPSHAASTAASTRCRAATARTTVAPPSPHTTPPASGRTSN, from the coding sequence TTGGGACTCACCCGAAAGCGGATGCTCGGCATCATGGGCGCGACGGCCGCCGGGTCCGTCGCCGCGCCGCTGAGCTCGTCCGCCGCCGCCCAGGCCACGGCCCGTGGTACGGCCGCCGCCTTCGCTGAATCGCACGTGATCCACCGGGACGTCTGCGTGATCGGCGGTGGCTCCGCCGGCACGTACGCCGCCACCCGCCTCGGAGACTTCGGCAAGAGTGTGGTGCTGGTGGAGGCGAAGGACCGCCTCGGCGGCCACACCGAGACCTACCACGACCCGGCCACCGGCGGCACCGTCGACATCGGCGTCATCGTGTTCGAAGACGATCCGGTGGTGCACCGGCACTTCGAACGCTTCGGGCTCGGCCTCACCCCCGCCGGCGGCTTCGGCGCCGACAACCGGTACATCGACTTCCGCACCGGACGGCCGGTCGACTACACGCCGCCGCCACCCGTCGCGCTGCCCGCGTACTACCAGAAGATCAGCGAGTTCGGCCCGCTGGACACGGTCTACAACCTGCCGGACCCGGTGCCGCACGACCTGGTCGCGCCCTTCGCCGACTTCGTGGAGAAGTACGACTTCGGCTCGGTGGTGCCGCTGATCTTCAACTACGGGCAGGGCATCGGCGACCTCCTCGACCTGCCCGCGCTCTACGCGATCAACCTCTTCGGGCAGGGCGTCGCCGGCAACATCCTCGGCGGCGGCTTCCTCACCAGCGCCGCGCACGACAACAGCCTGCTGTACGAGCGCGCGACCGCCCACCTCGGCGACGACGTGTTGCTGGAGTCGCAGGTGATCCGGGTCGACCGCTCGGCGCGTGAGGTGCGCGTGCTCGTCGCGACGCCGGACGGCCCGCGGCTGATCCGCGCCGGGAAGCTCGTGGTGGCCATCCCACCGCTGCTGCGCAGCTTCGCCGGCTTCGACCTGGACTCGGTCGAGCGGTCGCTGTTCAGCCAGTTCGTCAGCGGCGCCTACTACACGGGCGTCGCGCGCGTCTCGGGCCTGCCAGACGGCATCGGCCTGGAAAACGTGGCCGCGGAAACGCCGTACAACCTGCCGCCGCTGCCCGGCCTCTACGGGATCGGCCCGACCGGCATCCCCGGCCTCTACAACGTGAAGTACGGCAGCCCGACACCGCTGCCCACGACACAGGTGCGCCGCAACATCCGCGCCGACCTCGAACGGATCGCGAAGGCCGGCACGTACCCCTCAGGTACGAGGACCTCGTGGTCTTCGAGGGTCACATCCCGTTTGAGCTGCACGTCTCACCGGCGGCCATCGCACGCGGCTTCTACCGCCGCCTCAACGCGCTGCAGGGCCGCAACCGCACGTACTACGGTGGCGCCGCCTTCTCCTCACACAACTCCACCCGCGTCTGGGCGAACCTCGAACTGA
- a CDS encoding Zn-dependent alcohol dehydrogenase, which produces MTAVGAPLVVDDVELEAPRAGEVAVDVHHCGVCHSDVHYMDGALRTGLPVILGHEAAGVVAEAGPDVADLKPGDKVVLTMAPSCGRCYWCVRDEHTLCQRFAGMVAGAYPDGSTRLSWKGEQVRRGLVLSAFAERTVVPVEAAVRIPDDVPTDIAAVVGCAVQTGVGAVLNTTRVPVGASVVVSGLGAVGLSIVQAAAIAGATVIVAADLNAERRASALRLGASHAVDPAAERLDRVARELTEGRGADFGFDAVGRGEVVETLLKSTRNGGTTVMVGMPSTEDTVRVRALVHAFYEKKLVGCLLGSANAHRDLPRILDLWRAGRLDLAGMVTARRPLDEINEAVADLRRGAGVRTVLEMAR; this is translated from the coding sequence ATGACTGCGGTCGGCGCCCCACTTGTCGTCGACGACGTCGAGCTGGAAGCTCCACGCGCCGGCGAGGTCGCCGTCGACGTCCACCACTGCGGAGTGTGCCATTCCGACGTGCACTACATGGACGGCGCGCTCCGTACCGGCCTGCCGGTGATCCTCGGGCACGAGGCGGCGGGCGTGGTGGCCGAGGCGGGGCCGGACGTCGCCGACCTCAAGCCCGGTGACAAGGTCGTGCTCACGATGGCGCCCTCCTGCGGGCGTTGCTACTGGTGCGTCCGCGACGAGCACACGCTCTGCCAGCGCTTCGCCGGCATGGTCGCCGGCGCGTACCCGGACGGCTCCACCCGCCTGTCCTGGAAGGGCGAGCAGGTGCGGCGCGGGCTTGTGCTGTCCGCGTTCGCCGAGCGGACCGTGGTGCCGGTCGAGGCCGCGGTGCGGATCCCCGATGATGTGCCGACCGACATCGCCGCCGTCGTGGGCTGCGCGGTGCAGACCGGCGTGGGTGCGGTGCTCAACACCACTCGCGTACCGGTCGGTGCCTCGGTCGTCGTGAGTGGACTCGGCGCGGTGGGCCTGTCGATCGTCCAGGCCGCGGCGATTGCCGGTGCCACCGTGATCGTCGCCGCCGACCTGAACGCCGAGCGCCGCGCCTCCGCCCTGCGGCTGGGTGCTTCACACGCGGTCGACCCCGCCGCCGAGCGGCTCGACCGCGTCGCGCGTGAGCTGACCGAGGGGCGCGGCGCAGACTTCGGCTTCGACGCCGTCGGCCGCGGCGAGGTGGTCGAGACCCTGCTCAAGTCCACGCGGAACGGTGGTACCACCGTGATGGTCGGCATGCCGTCCACTGAGGACACCGTCCGCGTGCGCGCGCTCGTGCACGCGTTCTACGAGAAGAAGCTCGTGGGCTGCCTGCTCGGCTCGGCCAACGCGCACCGCGACCTGCCGCGCATCCTCGACCTGTGGCGGGCCGGCCGGCTCGACCTGGCCGGCATGGTCACCGCGCGCCGCCCGCTCGACGAGATCAACGAAGCCGTCGCCGACCTGCGGCGCGGTGCCGGAGTCCGTACCGTCCTGGAGATGGCTCGATGA
- a CDS encoding aldehyde dehydrogenase family protein — protein MRYDAAFVNGSWVAVTGPAADLVDPATEEPFATLRLAGRSEVDASVAAARAAFPAWQAADRTGVLRRVRDGIAARRAEFAAHITQDMGCPPKIADAVQVGAPLAVLDGFLSNVDRAEEKLGHSLVVREPVGVVAAITPWNYPLHQVVAKLAPALLAGCTVVLKPSELAPSAALLLAEVFAEAGLPPGVCNIVVGTGPEVGAALAAHPGVDMVSFTGSTAAGRLVGRAAAETVKRVALELGGKSASVLLPDADLSKAVKATVNNAFLNSGQTCTAWTRLLVRRDQHDEVAALAGRFAEAMAGRLGPVASRAQWDRVQGYLTSAKASLVTGGPGRLDGHDRGYFCHPTVYADVPRDAPIAQEEIFGPVLSIIPYTDEDDALAIANGTPYGLAGAVWSADREAAVAFARRMRTGQVDINGARFNPIAPFGGYAQSGIGRELGPYGLDEYYELKSIQLDEQP, from the coding sequence ATGAGATACGACGCCGCGTTCGTCAACGGCTCGTGGGTCGCGGTCACCGGGCCTGCCGCCGACCTCGTGGATCCCGCCACCGAGGAGCCCTTCGCGACCCTGCGCCTGGCCGGCAGGTCCGAAGTGGACGCATCGGTGGCGGCGGCGCGGGCCGCCTTTCCCGCCTGGCAGGCGGCCGACCGGACCGGCGTGCTGCGGCGGGTGCGAGACGGGATCGCCGCGCGGAGGGCCGAGTTTGCCGCGCACATCACGCAGGACATGGGCTGCCCACCGAAGATCGCCGACGCGGTACAGGTGGGCGCGCCGCTCGCGGTGCTCGACGGCTTTCTGTCCAACGTAGACCGCGCCGAAGAGAAGCTCGGCCACTCGCTTGTCGTCCGCGAGCCGGTGGGTGTGGTCGCCGCGATCACCCCGTGGAACTACCCGCTGCACCAGGTCGTCGCGAAGCTCGCACCGGCCCTGCTCGCCGGCTGCACGGTGGTGCTCAAGCCGAGCGAGCTGGCGCCCTCCGCCGCGCTGCTGCTGGCCGAGGTCTTCGCCGAAGCCGGACTGCCGCCGGGCGTGTGCAACATCGTCGTCGGCACCGGCCCGGAGGTCGGCGCGGCGCTGGCCGCGCACCCGGGCGTGGACATGGTCTCGTTCACCGGCTCCACCGCCGCCGGCCGCCTGGTGGGGCGCGCGGCCGCGGAGACGGTCAAGCGGGTCGCGCTGGAGCTGGGCGGCAAGTCGGCGAGCGTGCTCCTGCCCGACGCCGACCTGTCCAAGGCGGTCAAGGCCACTGTCAACAACGCGTTCCTCAACTCCGGCCAGACCTGCACGGCCTGGACCCGCCTGCTGGTGCGCCGCGACCAGCACGACGAGGTGGCCGCGCTGGCGGGCCGGTTCGCCGAGGCGATGGCTGGCCGGCTCGGCCCGGTCGCGTCGAGGGCGCAGTGGGACCGCGTGCAGGGATACCTGACGTCCGCGAAGGCCAGCCTGGTCACCGGCGGTCCCGGCCGACTGGACGGCCACGACAGGGGGTACTTCTGCCACCCGACCGTCTACGCCGACGTACCCCGCGACGCCCCGATCGCGCAGGAGGAGATCTTCGGCCCGGTGTTGTCGATCATCCCGTACACCGACGAGGACGACGCGCTCGCGATCGCCAACGGCACCCCGTACGGCCTGGCCGGCGCGGTGTGGTCGGCAGACCGTGAGGCCGCGGTGGCCTTCGCCCGCCGCATGCGCACGGGCCAGGTAGACATCAACGGCGCCCGCTTCAACCCGATCGCACCGTTCGGCGGCTACGCCCAGTCCGGCATCGGCCGCGAGCTCGGCCCGTACGGCCTAGACGAGTACTACGAGCTCAAGTCCATCCAGCTCGACGAGCAACCGTAG
- a CDS encoding DUF6642 family protein, translating into MAKGGVFCVEGQWHRDLNDQSSVLPTLELLQRLQAIRFIHKDVATREELAYFLDRWLLRQYADFKVGFFAMHGEPSKLCLTDRDTVELDEVADMMAARCEGKRLYFGSCSILRASDARLHDFLDATGAALICGYTRDIDWVESAAFETVALQILANGDRADAVERRMGSTAWAPLASYLGFRIVYANGRTWRPDARSRVPTQAAAV; encoded by the coding sequence GTGGCAAAAGGTGGGGTCTTCTGTGTCGAGGGGCAGTGGCACCGCGACCTGAACGATCAGAGTTCCGTCCTGCCCACCCTGGAGCTGCTCCAGCGCCTCCAGGCGATCCGCTTCATCCACAAGGACGTCGCCACGCGCGAGGAGCTGGCCTACTTCCTCGACCGATGGCTGCTCCGGCAGTACGCCGACTTCAAGGTCGGCTTCTTCGCGATGCACGGCGAGCCGAGCAAGCTGTGCCTGACCGACCGGGACACGGTCGAGCTGGACGAGGTCGCCGACATGATGGCGGCCCGCTGCGAAGGCAAGCGGCTCTACTTCGGCAGCTGCTCGATCCTGCGGGCCTCGGACGCCCGCCTGCACGACTTCCTCGACGCGACCGGAGCCGCGCTGATCTGCGGCTACACGCGCGACATCGACTGGGTGGAGTCGGCGGCGTTCGAGACCGTGGCCCTGCAGATCCTCGCCAACGGCGACCGCGCCGACGCGGTGGAGCGGCGGATGGGCTCGACGGCGTGGGCGCCGCTCGCGTCCTACCTCGGCTTCCGGATCGTGTACGCCAACGGCCGCACCTGGCGCCCCGACGCACGCTCCCGCGTCCCCACCCAGGCCGCGGCCGTCTAG
- a CDS encoding slipin family protein has protein sequence MDWERRVQFTDGRFEKVLEPGRHRYSRHRSRLLTVDMRQRSTVVQGQELLTADGITLKVSVLVLWRVTDPRAFLTASTGAEYDLYTAAQLAIRDAVAAVAFDDVLADRGRLSTGLAEATAAHLDGIGVELASVTVKDLMLPGELRRAATETLLARERGKAEVEVARAEAASLRTLANAARLLQDHPALLQLRTIQAAATPGATVVLTPDPRYVPR, from the coding sequence ATGGATTGGGAGCGCCGGGTGCAGTTCACCGACGGGCGCTTCGAGAAGGTGCTGGAGCCCGGTAGGCACCGGTACAGCCGGCACCGTTCCCGCCTGCTCACCGTCGACATGCGACAGCGCAGCACGGTCGTCCAGGGTCAGGAACTGCTGACCGCCGACGGCATCACGCTCAAGGTTTCCGTCCTCGTACTGTGGCGCGTCACCGACCCGCGGGCGTTCCTCACCGCGTCCACCGGCGCGGAGTACGACCTTTACACCGCCGCCCAGCTCGCCATCCGGGACGCGGTCGCCGCCGTGGCCTTCGACGACGTACTGGCCGACCGCGGCCGCCTTTCCACGGGCCTCGCGGAGGCGACCGCCGCGCACCTGGACGGCATCGGCGTCGAGCTGGCCTCGGTCACGGTCAAGGACCTGATGCTGCCCGGCGAGCTGCGCCGCGCGGCGACGGAGACGCTGCTCGCGCGCGAGCGCGGCAAGGCCGAGGTCGAGGTCGCACGGGCCGAGGCGGCGTCGCTGCGTACGCTCGCGAACGCCGCGCGGCTGCTGCAGGACCACCCGGCCCTGCTCCAGCTCCGCACCATCCAGGCCGCCGCGACTCCGGGGGCGACGGTCGTGCTCACGCCCGACCCTCGCTACGTGCCCCGCTGA
- a CDS encoding heavy metal translocating P-type ATPase — MNLIELEIGGMTCASCASRIEKKLNRMDGVSATVNYATEKAAVTVSDPAVGVADLIATVEKTGYTAAVPAPDPREAPRESDPLRTRLLVSLVLTIPVIALAMVPAWQFEYWQWLSLTLAAPVVVYGGLPFHRAAWTNLRHGAATMDTLVSIGTLAAFGWSVWALFFGTAGEPGMTHPFRFAIERGDGSGSIYLEAAAGVTVFILAGRYFETRAKRRAGAALRALLELGAKDVGVLRDGAEVRIPVAQLAVGDRFVVRPGEKIATDGVVEEGSSAVDASMLTGESVPVEVGAGDQVVGATVNAGGRLLVRATRVGSDTQLAQMAALVERAQTGKAQVQRLADRISGVFVPVVIAIAVGTLGYWLGTGNGTTAAFTAAVAVLIIACPCALGLATPTALLVGTGRGAQLGILIKGPEMLESTRTVDTVVLDKTGTVTTGQMTLVDVVAGAGEDRDEVLRLAGAVEAGSEHPIARAITRAAAERGALPSVETFLSTQGVGVRGTVEGRGIAVGRPEAGQPVPDDLAAAMETAEAAGRTAVLVSWDGRARGVVAVADAVKPTSREAVAALRRLGLTPVLLTGDNVTVAKAVAAEVSIDEVVAGVLPAGKVDVVKRLQDEGKVVAMVGDGVNDAAALAQADLGLAMGTGTDVAIEAADLTLVRGDLNAAVDAIRLSRRTLRTIKGNLFWAFAYNIAALPLAAAGLLNPMIAGGAMALSSVFVVTNSLRLRGFKSSTPRA; from the coding sequence ATGAACCTCATCGAGCTGGAGATAGGCGGCATGACCTGCGCGTCCTGCGCCTCTCGCATCGAAAAGAAGCTCAACCGGATGGACGGTGTGAGCGCGACGGTCAACTACGCGACGGAAAAGGCCGCGGTGACCGTTTCCGACCCGGCCGTGGGCGTGGCCGACCTGATCGCCACGGTCGAAAAGACCGGGTACACCGCGGCTGTCCCGGCGCCCGACCCGCGGGAGGCACCCCGCGAGTCCGACCCGCTCCGCACCCGGCTGCTGGTCTCGCTCGTGCTCACGATCCCGGTGATCGCGCTGGCGATGGTGCCGGCGTGGCAGTTCGAGTACTGGCAGTGGCTCTCGCTGACGCTCGCCGCGCCCGTCGTCGTGTATGGCGGGCTGCCCTTCCACCGCGCCGCCTGGACCAACCTGCGCCACGGCGCCGCGACGATGGACACGCTTGTGTCGATCGGCACGCTGGCAGCGTTCGGATGGTCGGTGTGGGCGCTGTTCTTCGGCACGGCCGGTGAGCCGGGCATGACCCACCCCTTCCGGTTCGCGATCGAGCGGGGTGACGGCTCCGGCAGCATCTACCTTGAGGCCGCTGCCGGTGTGACGGTGTTCATCCTGGCCGGCCGCTACTTCGAGACGCGCGCCAAGCGCCGCGCCGGCGCCGCGCTGCGGGCCTTGCTGGAGCTGGGCGCCAAGGACGTCGGCGTGCTGCGCGACGGCGCCGAGGTGCGCATCCCGGTGGCTCAGCTTGCGGTCGGCGACAGGTTCGTCGTACGCCCGGGCGAGAAGATCGCCACCGACGGCGTCGTGGAGGAGGGCTCCTCCGCCGTCGACGCCAGCATGCTGACCGGTGAGTCAGTGCCGGTCGAGGTGGGTGCCGGCGACCAGGTCGTGGGTGCGACGGTCAACGCGGGCGGCCGCCTCCTGGTACGCGCGACGCGGGTCGGCTCCGACACCCAGCTCGCCCAGATGGCCGCGCTCGTCGAGCGGGCACAGACCGGCAAGGCGCAGGTGCAGCGGCTGGCCGACCGGATCTCCGGAGTCTTCGTGCCCGTCGTGATCGCGATCGCCGTCGGCACGCTCGGCTACTGGCTGGGCACCGGCAACGGGACGACGGCCGCGTTCACCGCCGCGGTGGCCGTGCTGATCATCGCCTGCCCGTGCGCGCTGGGCCTTGCCACGCCCACCGCCCTGCTGGTCGGCACCGGCCGGGGCGCGCAGCTCGGCATCCTGATCAAGGGTCCCGAGATGCTCGAGTCAACCCGCACCGTGGACACGGTGGTGCTCGACAAGACCGGCACGGTGACCACCGGACAGATGACGCTCGTCGACGTGGTGGCGGGCGCGGGCGAGGACCGCGACGAGGTATTGCGTCTGGCCGGCGCGGTCGAGGCCGGATCCGAGCACCCGATCGCCCGCGCGATCACCAGGGCCGCCGCCGAGCGCGGCGCGCTCCCCTCGGTCGAGACGTTTCTCAGCACGCAGGGCGTCGGGGTGCGGGGCACGGTGGAGGGGCGCGGCATCGCCGTCGGTCGTCCGGAGGCGGGGCAGCCGGTACCAGATGATCTCGCGGCGGCGATGGAGACGGCGGAGGCCGCCGGGCGGACGGCGGTGCTGGTGTCGTGGGACGGCCGCGCGCGTGGCGTCGTGGCCGTCGCTGACGCGGTGAAGCCCACCAGCCGCGAGGCGGTGGCCGCGCTGCGCCGGCTCGGCCTCACCCCCGTGCTGCTCACCGGCGACAACGTGACGGTCGCGAAGGCGGTCGCGGCCGAGGTCAGCATCGACGAGGTGGTCGCCGGCGTTCTGCCGGCCGGCAAGGTCGACGTGGTCAAGCGCCTGCAGGACGAGGGCAAGGTCGTCGCGATGGTGGGCGACGGCGTCAACGACGCGGCCGCGCTCGCACAGGCCGACCTCGGGCTGGCGATGGGCACCGGCACCGACGTGGCGATCGAGGCCGCGGACCTCACGCTCGTGCGCGGCGACCTCAACGCCGCTGTCGACGCCATCCGCCTGTCGCGGCGCACCTTGCGCACGATCAAGGGCAACCTCTTCTGGGCCTTCGCCTACAACATCGCCGCCCTCCCGCTCGCCGCGGCGGGCCTGCTCAACCCGATGATCGCTGGCGGTGCGATGGCACTGTCGTCGGTCTTCGTGGTCACCAACAGCCTGCGGCTGCGCGGTTTCAAAAGCTCCACCCCGCGCGCGTAG
- a CDS encoding FAD-dependent monooxygenase produces MSAQGVGLLATPALRTEVLVVGAGTVGAILALELAHHNVTSIVVERAVSEPRHPGFDLLAGRSMELLRRLGLATLVRQHGAGPDEPTGLQWSQGLDDPPILTSVGCTVQAEGRQRVSGARFAKHLRDAARRHPLIDLREGWTFAGLRVESDCAVAELVAAGTGDRHFVEARHVAGCDGAHSTVRRCLEVPMERLSTPAQHCSVHFRSEDLTRRFARRGLSTVIVGGGALVSRGDDDTWIGHLRLGPEESITTDPVAGLRAALAVRLDPEEVLGVTQWEDSLAVAATYQRGPAYLVGEAAHRFHPVTESADISIGDAVDLGWKLAAAINGWGGPGLLASYEGERRQRALIDREMLARSLETRRRFSRLAKAGATRELLAEVLRQEAHRTGDAGPAGERIASPVIWADDHPQWSLPDEVPPTVTPGALVPAGAQLLDRLGPELTLVDLTDDDAGRPLVAAARKRGIPVAHVVTADPAVRTHWDHPLVLVRPDQHVAWRAKSAPDDWERVLDLVTGCKTT; encoded by the coding sequence GTGTCCGCGCAGGGGGTGGGCCTCTTGGCTACGCCAGCACTACGTACCGAGGTACTCGTGGTGGGAGCCGGGACGGTAGGTGCAATTCTCGCTTTGGAATTGGCACATCACAATGTCACGTCCATTGTGGTCGAACGGGCGGTGTCCGAACCGCGCCATCCGGGCTTCGACCTTCTGGCCGGCCGGAGTATGGAGCTGCTGCGGCGGCTCGGGCTCGCCACATTGGTGCGCCAGCACGGCGCCGGCCCTGACGAGCCGACCGGCCTGCAGTGGAGCCAGGGACTCGACGACCCGCCGATCCTCACCTCGGTCGGGTGCACAGTGCAGGCCGAGGGGCGCCAGCGGGTCTCTGGCGCGCGGTTCGCCAAGCATCTGCGCGACGCCGCGCGCCGCCACCCCCTGATCGACCTCCGCGAAGGGTGGACGTTCGCCGGGCTGCGAGTCGAGTCGGACTGTGCGGTGGCCGAGCTCGTGGCAGCCGGTACCGGCGACCGCCACTTCGTCGAGGCGCGGCACGTCGCCGGCTGCGACGGTGCGCACAGTACGGTGCGCCGCTGCCTCGAGGTGCCGATGGAGCGGCTGTCCACGCCGGCCCAGCACTGCTCGGTCCACTTCCGCAGCGAAGACCTCACTCGGCGCTTCGCCCGCCGCGGCCTCTCGACGGTCATTGTCGGTGGCGGCGCGCTCGTGTCCCGCGGCGACGACGACACCTGGATCGGCCACCTCCGCCTCGGGCCCGAGGAGTCGATCACCACCGACCCGGTCGCCGGCCTCCGCGCGGCGCTCGCCGTCCGGCTCGACCCGGAAGAAGTGCTCGGCGTGACGCAGTGGGAGGACTCGCTGGCGGTGGCCGCCACCTACCAACGCGGACCCGCCTACCTCGTGGGTGAGGCGGCACACCGGTTCCACCCGGTCACCGAGAGCGCGGACATCAGCATCGGCGACGCCGTCGACCTGGGCTGGAAGCTCGCCGCGGCGATCAACGGCTGGGGTGGGCCGGGCCTGCTCGCCAGCTACGAGGGAGAGCGCCGCCAACGCGCTCTGATCGACCGGGAGATGCTGGCCAGGAGCTTGGAGACCCGGCGAAGATTCAGCCGGCTGGCCAAGGCCGGGGCGACGCGCGAGCTGCTCGCCGAAGTGTTGCGGCAAGAAGCGCACCGGACGGGTGACGCCGGCCCGGCCGGTGAGCGGATCGCCTCTCCGGTCATCTGGGCCGACGATCATCCACAGTGGTCACTGCCGGACGAGGTGCCGCCCACGGTCACACCGGGCGCCTTGGTGCCGGCCGGCGCGCAGCTCCTCGACCGGCTGGGGCCGGAGCTGACGCTTGTGGACCTTACCGACGACGACGCGGGCCGCCCGCTCGTCGCCGCCGCGCGAAAGCGGGGAATCCCCGTGGCGCATGTAGTCACTGCGGATCCCGCCGTACGGACACACTGGGATCACCCACTCGTGCTGGTCCGGCCGGATCAGCACGTCGCTTGGCGGGCCAAATCCGCCCCCGACGACTGGGAAAGAGTGCTCGACCTGGTGACGGGTTGCAAGACCACGTGA